Below is a genomic region from Persicimonas caeni.
GTGGCACGCGAGATCCTCGACAGTCGCGGAAACCCGACCGTCGAGTGCGACGTGTATCTCGAAGACGGCACCATGGGGCGCGCAGCGGTGCCCAGCGGCGCGTCGACCGGCGAGCACGAGGCCGTCGAGCTGCGAGACGGCGGCGACCGCTACGGCGGAAAAGGCGTGCGCAACGCAGTCGACAACGTCCACGACAAAATCTTGCCGGAGCTCGAGGGGTACAACGCCGTCGACCAGACCGGCATTGACATGTTGATGTGCGAGATCGACGGCACCGACAACAAAGGTGAGCTGGGCGCCAACGCGATCTTGGCGGTGAGTATGGCCACGGCGCGCGCAGCGGCGAACTACCTGGGCATGCCGCTGTACCGATATATCGGTGGGCTGACCTCGACGGTGCTGCCCGTGCCGATGATGAATATCGTCAATGGTGGCGCGCACGCCGACAACACCGTCGACCTTCAGGAGTTCATGGTCGTGCCGGTGGGCGCCGAGACGTTCAGTGAGGCGCTGCAGTGCGGGGCCGAGATCTTCCACTCGCTCAAGCGGGTGTTGTCGAGCCGCGGCTACAGCACCTCGGTGGGCGACGAGGGCGGCTTTGCGCCCAACCTTGGCAGCAACAAGGAGGCGCTCGACCTGATCATGGAAGCGATCGACAAGGCCAACTACAACCCGGGCGACCAGGTCCGCCTCGCCCTCGATTGTGCGGCCAGCGAGTTCTACGACGCTGACAAAGGCGTCTACACGCTCGAAGGTGAGGGGCGCTCGCTGGGAGCAGAAGAACTCGTGAGCTTCTACGCCGAACTGTCCGACCTGTACCCGATCATCAGCATCGAGGACGGCCTCGACGAGAACGACTGGGACGGCTGGGCGGCGCTGACCGACGCGCTGGGCGAGCGCGTTCAGCTCGTCGGTGACGACCTCTTCGTGACCAACACCGAACGACTCGGCCGAGGCATCGAGAGCGGTGTGGCAAACTCGATCCTCATCAAGGTCAATCAGATCGGCACCATCACCGAGACCCTCGACGCCATCGAGATGGCTCATCGCTCCGGGTACACCTCGGTGATCAGCCACCGCTCCGGTGAGACCGAAGACACCACCATCGCCAGCCTGGCAGTGGCCACGAGCAGCGGCCAGATCAAGACGGGCAGCCTGTCGCGCTCGGATCGCGTCGCCAAGTACAACGAGCTTCTGCGCATCGAGCAGGAACTCGGCGACTCGGCGATTTACCCGGGCATCGACGCATTTGGTGGGCTAGGCTGAGGCCCTGCGAGCTGCCGAGGCGCCGCCTCGGCAGCTCGCCCATGCGCACACCCCGATTGACACCCCCCCCCCCCACACGTTACTACCCAAACCTTGCCGACGCCGGAATAGCGGCGTGGTTCACGGCATTGTTTATAGCCGTAAATCGGCCAAGTGGATTCCAACACCCGAGAAAGCCCAAGATGAGTAACGAACTGAGCTCGAAAATCGACGACCTCAAAGAGCGTCTGACCGAGCTCCGGAGGTATCTTTGACCTGCCTCAAAAGCAGGCACGCCTCGAGGAGCTAGACGCCATCAGCCAGGACCCCAGCTTCTGGGACGACTCCGACCGCGCTCAAGAGTTGATGAAGGAACGCGGCGAGATCGAAGGGCTTCTGGAAAAATTCGACGCCCAGCAGACCAACGTCGAGGAGGCGCGTGTCTTCATCGAGCTGTCCGAGGAAGTCGGCGGCGATGAGGATTCGCTCGCCGAGGCTCGTAATCTGCTGCAGCAGACCGAACGGGAAGTCGAGTCGCTCGAGACTCGCCGCATGCTCGGCGGAGAGCACGACGACCACAACGCCATCTTCTCGATCAACTCCGGCGCCGGCGGCACCGAGAGCCAGGACTGGGCGGACATGCTTCTGCGCATGTACCTGCGCTACATGGAGAAGAAGGGCTGGAAGGCCGAGATCACCGACAAACAAGACGGCGAAGAGGCCGGCATCAAAGGGGCCGACATTCTGGTCAAAGGCGAGTACGCCTACGGGATGCTCAAGGCCGAGGCCGGCGTCCACCGTCTGGTGCGCATCAGTCCGTTCGATAGCAGCAGCCGCCGCCACACGAGTTTCGCAGCGGTATCGGTCGCCCCGGAGATTGACGACGACATCGAGATCGAGATCAACGACTCGGATCTTCGCATCGACACCTACCGCGCCTCGGGCGCTGGTGGTCAGCACGTCAACCGGACCGATTCGGCGGTGCGTATCACCCACCAGCCGACCGGCATCGTCGTTCAGTGCCAGAACGAGCGCTCGCAGCACAAAAACCGCGCCACCGCCATGAAGATTCTGCGCGCCAAGCTCTATGAAAAAGAGCTGCGTGAGCGCGAAGAGCGCGCCGCTGCCGAGCACTCCGAGCAAAAGGACGTCGCCTTCGGCAGCCAGATCCGGTCCTATGTGTTGCACCCGTACAAGCAGGTCAAGGACCTGCGCACGGGCGTGACCATCGGCAACACCGACTCGGTGCTCGACGGTGACCTCGACGAGTTCATCGAAGCCTACCTGCTCCAGCAGGGCGGCGAGACCGAAGAGGAGCCCGCCGAGGCGAGTTGACGCATCTCGTGTGCAGACGTCGCCCGAGGGCGGCGTCACTCATTACCCATCTAAGAGGCTTTTCGAGCCGACATGTCCTACGAACGATTCATCGGGCTTCGCTACTTGATGGCCAAGAAGCGAACCCAGGTCGTCTCCATCATCACGCTGATCTCGATCTGCGGGGTCGCCCTCGGGGTGACCGCGCTGATCGTGGTGCTCAGCGTTATGGGCGGCTTCAAAAAGGACCTCAAAGACAAGATCTTGGGGACCAAGGCCCACGCCGTAGTCCAAGCGGCCGAGGGAGACGATTTGGTCGACGCCGGACAGGTGGCCAAGACGGCCGCGGCGATGGAAGGTGTCACGGGCGCCGAGCCGTTTCTGGAGGCCGAGGTCATGGTCTCGAGTCCCACGAACCTCAGCGGCGTGATCCTTCGCGGCATCGATCCCGATCGGGTCGGCCAGGTCAGTGAGCTCTCTCAAGACATGGTCGAGGGCAACCTCAAATACCTGCAGAACCCGCGTCCGATGCTCGAGAAGCTCGACGAGGAGCGCGAGCGACATATCAACGAGATTCTCGACCGCGTCGGCTCCGAGAAGGATGACTTCGAGGAGGAGACGGCGGGCAGCGAAGACAAAGGCGCTGCTCCCGCCGACGACGTGACGGCTGACGACGAAGCGGCCGACGATGCCTTCGACATGCCTCCGCTTCCTCATCAAGGGTCCGCCGAGCAACAAGCGGCAGGAGAGGAGGGCGACGACGAAGGTGAGATGATCATGCCGCCCATCGCCGAAGATGAAGACGGCGAGGGCGCCATGCCTCCCATCTTCGGTGACGGCGAGGGTGAGGGCGACGACGCGAGCCGACAGGATGAGGCCCCCGATTACGAGGCGCTTCCTGGGCTGGTCATCGGTCCCGAACTCAAAAAGTCGCTGCAGGTCGAGCTGGGCAGCGAGGTCAACGTGGTCACGCCCGAAGGTGAGATGGGCCCCACCGGCCTGATGCCGCGCAGCCGCCCGTTTCGCATCGTCGGCATCTTCAAGACGGGGATGTACGAGTACGACGCGAATTACGCCTACACGAGCTTCTCGGATGCCAAAGACTTCCTGAACCGAAAGGGAGCCAGCGGCGTCGAGATCAAGACGATCGACGCCAACCTGGCCATCGAGATCGCCGCCGATCTTCAAAAGAGCTTGGGACCCAAGTACGAGGTCCTCGATTGGCAGGAGATGAACCGAAGCCTGTTCTACGCGCTCGAACTCGAGAAGATCGCCATGTTCGTCGTGTTGACGTTCATCATCCTCGTCGCAAGCTTCAGCATCATCGCGATGCTCATCATGATCGTCATCGAGAAGGCGCGCGATATCGCTATCTTGAAGTCGATGGGTGTGCCCGACGGCGGAATTCGACGCATTTTCGTCTTCCAGGGGCTCGTCATCGGCGGGCTGGGCGCGTTGATTGGCCTTGTGGGTGGCCTTGGAATCTGCGCCTATCTCAGCGTCTACGGCGTGCCCCTCGACTCCGAAGTGTACTACATCTCGAAGCTGCCGGTGGAGGTCAACGCCTGGGAGGTCGGTGCAGTCATCGTCTGCGCGCTGTTCATCAGTTGGGCGGCGACGATTTATCCGGCTTACCTGGCCTCGAAACTCAAACCGGTCGACGGACTACGATATGACTGACGAACGCAAAGTGCTCATCGAGAGCGAGGGGCTGACCAAGCGGTTTTTGCACCGCGGCAAGACGCTCAGCGTGCTCGAGGATATGGATTTCAAGATTTACGCCGGCGACCAGATCGCGGTGATGGGGCCCAGCGGGGCGGGCAAGAGTACGCTGCTCCAGCTCATCGGCACCCTCGACGAGCCCACGGCTGGTCGGTTGTTGTTCGACGGCGTCGACCTATTTGCCAAGTCTTCGTCGCAGCTGGCCGAGTTTCGCAACCGCGAAGTCGGCTTTGTCTTCCAGTTTCACCACCTGCTTCCGGAGTTCACCGCGTTGGAAAACGTGGCGTTGCCGGGGCTGATCGCGCGCATGCCGCGCGCCGAAGCAGAAGACCGCGCCGAGGAGCTGCTGACCAAGGTCGGACTCAAAGAGAGGCTGCATCACCAGCCGGGTGAGTTGTCCGGTGGAGAGCAGCAGCGCGTGGCGATCGCCCGCGCGCTGTTCATGAAGCCGCGACTGTTGTTGGCCGATGAGCCGACGGGAAACCTTGACCTAAAGACCGGGGCTGGGATACACGCTGTTCTCCGTGAGCTCAACGAGGAGACCGGGGTTACGGTGATTGTCGTAACCCACGACCCTCGACTTGCGGAAGAGATGCCGATAAAGCTCGTGCTCGACGATGGTAGATTGCTGCCTTTCGAAGCAGGAGATGACACTGTCGGCGACCGGATCCCCGAAGAGCTGCTCCACGTCGAGTCATCGAACCCCAAGCAGTTGCGGGCCCGCGCGAAGGAAGGCGACGAAGTCGCTGATCGCATGCTTAATGGTTGATTGAATTGTGCCCGGTGCGCACACAAGGGAAAACGTGAGTCGCGCTCGCCGCATACGCCACATGGCGTCACAACACGCTGACGACGACCTACCCATACGTCTGCGAGGACGCTGGCTTTGGGCTGGGGTGATCTTTGCGCTCTCCTGCGCTCTGGCGTCGCCTGCCGGCGCTCAGACCGACCCGCGTCGCGACCTCGGCACCCAGTTGCCGGCCGACGAGCAGCGCGCCGAGGAGGAGTTGCCCGAGGACCTCGAGCCGGTCGGGACGGCCACCGTCCCGGAGGGCCGCGCCGCCACAGAGGGGCAGACGGTCGATGTCGTCCAGGTGGTCGGCAACCGACGCGTCGAGGCCGACTCGATCCTGCAGCGGGTTCAGACCGAGCAGGGAAAGCCTCTCGACCTGGCCACCGTCTCTCGAGACATCCAGCGCATCTTTGAGCTGGGCTACTTCAGTGACATTCAGGTTGATGCCACCGTCACCGAGGACGGAAAAGTCGTCGTCTCCTACGTCGTCGAAGAGAAACCGGCGATCGCTCAGAATCAGTACGAGGGCAACGACGAACTCAGCGCCGACGAAATCGGTGAGGTCGTCGACTTGGAGCGCTTCGCCATCCTCGATTTGGCAAAGGTCGAGCAAAACGCCCAGAAGATTCGCGAACTGTACGCCGAAAAGGGCTACTACCTGGCCGAAGTGAACTACGAGATCACCGAGGCGCCCGGACGCGCCGACTTGGCCGTGGTGACCTTCCAGATTCAGGAGTTTTCCAAGGTCGAGGTCAAAAAGATCACCTTCCTCGGCAACGAGAATCTCTCTGACAAGCAGCTGTCCAACATCATGGCGACCCGCGAGGGGAGCTACTTCTCGTTCCTGACCGACTTCGGCACCTTCAAAGAGCAAGCCTTCGAGGCGGACCTGCAGCGGCTGACCGCGTTCTACTACAACCACGGCTTCGTCCAGGTGAACGTGGGCATGCCCTCGATTCGCCTGTCTCGTGATAAGCGCTACCTCTACATCACGATCAATATCGAGGAAGGCGAGCAGTATTTCGCCGGCAGCATCGATATCCAGGGCGACCTCATCAGCGAGAAGGAAGAGCTGTTCGACCTGGTCAAGCTCTCCAAGGGAGACGTCTTCGACTACGGCCGCATGCGCCAGGACATCGAGCAGCTGCGCAACCTCTACCGAAACGCCGGCTTCGCCTACGTCAACGTCAATCCACTGACGCGTATCAATCAGGACGACAACACCGTCGACCTGACCTACGACATCCAGAAGGGCAACAAGGTCTACATCGGCCGCATCGAGATCGTCGGCAACAAGAAGACGCGCGATTACGTGATTCGTCGCGAGCTCGAAATCGAGGAGGGCGAGCTCTTCTCGTCGGCCGCCTTGGACGCCTCGCGCCGCGAGGTTCGCCGACTGGGCTATTTCGACAAGGTCGACGTGACGACCCAGCGCGGGGCGCGTGACGACTTGATCAACGTGCGTGTGGAGGTCAACGAGACCCGCACGGGCACTTTCCAGGTCGGTGCCGGCTTCTCGAGCACCGAGAGCTTCATCGCCAACGCCCAGATTTCGCAGAACAACCTTCTCGGGCGCGGCCAGAGCCTATCGTTCCAAGCCCAGCTTTCGAGCATTCGTACGCTGTTCAACCTGAAGTTCTCCGAGCCGTGGTTGCTCGGCTCGCGCTGGAATTTCTCGTTCGACCTGTACAACTTCGAGTACGCGTTCCAAGACTTCACCCGTCAGTCGACCGGTGGCAACCTGACCTTCGGCTATCCGATTTCGGAGGCGTTCGAGCTGCAGATCCCCGGCGAGTTGCTCGCCTCGGCGACCTACAAGCTCGAGAACGTCGACGTCGAGGCCGGTGGCCAGAGCGGGGCGGATAACCAGGGGACCGGCGCCTTGTTCGGCGGCGGACTTACAAGCAGTATCCAGGGCGGTCTCTTTTACGACGACCGTGACAACCGCCTCTTCCCGACCGACGGCCAATTTCATTCGGCCAAGGTGGAATTTGCGGACCGCAACTTCACGTTAAGCGAAAACGAGTTCCTCAAGTTCGACTTGGAGACTCGCTGGTATTTCCCGGTCTTCTGGGAGTTCGTGCTCCGATTGCAGGGAGAGCTCGGCTACGTGACCAACCTGGACCCGCAGGGTGCTGTGCCGCTGTTCGAGCGTTATTTCGTCGGTGGTCCCCAGACGGTTCGTGGCTTCGATCGCTTCTCGCTGGGACCGATTCGCGAGGTGGCCGACGAAGACGGCGATCCCGGCTCGGAGCTCGACGCGTTCCGCATCGGCGGCAACAAGCGTCTGATCTTCACTGCCGAGGTCGAGTTCCCGATTTTCACGGCTGCCGGCATCAAGGGTGTCGTCTTCGCCGACATGGGTAACGCCTTCGACAACGACCAACCGTTCTCGCTGGTTCCTGATTTGTTCGCCGATCGCGAAGAGCGTTTTGACGACGCTTTGCGCACCTCCGTCGGATTTGGCTTCCGGTGGCTCAGCCCGATCGCGCCGCTTCGATTTGAATGGGGTATCCCCCTGGAGCGTCTACGTGGTGAAGAGCCGGTGGTCTTCGACTTCAGCATCGGCAATGCCTTTTAACGACTCGTTCATCGCATCAAGCCCGATAGGAGCAAAGATGATTGCTCGCATTATGAAAACCCGTGCTGCCATGGTCATGGCGCAAGTTCTCCTGGCGTTTGGGCTGGTTGTCGGCGTCACCGCGATCAGCGCGCCTGCGTTCGCTCAGGACGTCAAGATTGGCTATGTGGACCTGCAGCGCGCGCTCTCCGAAGTAGAGGAGGGCAAAAAGGCCAAAGCTCGCCTCAAGAAAGACTTCGACAAGAAGCAGAAGATGCTGACCGACAAGCAGGAAGAGGTCAAAAAGCTCAAGCAGAGCCTCGAGTCGGGCGCGGCCATGATGACCGACGAGGCCAAGCGCAAAAAGGCCATCGAGCTGCAGCAGGAGATGGCTAAGCTCCAGCAACTCTACATGGAGATGCAACGCGACCTGGCTCAAAAAGAGACCAAGGCGACCCAAAAGATCTTCAAGAAGATGGAACCCATCCTCAACAAGATCGCCAAAGAGAAGGGCTACGACCTGATCCTCGAGAAGACCGAATCGTCGGTGCTCTTCGCGAAGGACTCGATGGACCTGACTGACGAACTGATCAAACGCTACGACAAAAAGTGAAGTATCCTACGCGGTATCTCTTTCCGGCTCTGCTCGTTGTCCTTGTGACTTCCTCGTGTGAATGCGAGGAACGCGTTCGCCAGATGATCAGCAATCCGGGCGACCGCAAGCAGCAGGTCGAAGAGGCCAAAAAGCGCCGCCAGAAGAGCGAATCGTCGGCTCCCAAGGAAGAAGAACCCAACGACTTCCCCAAGCAGGCGACGCTCTTCGAGCTCGGCGGCGATTTGCGCCCCATCGAGGCCACCATCGGCCAGTCCGACGACAAGGATTGGTTTGCGTTGACCTCACAGAATGGTGAGACCTGGCAGGTCGAGGCGACGGTAACTCCCAAGTCCGACACGCTCGACCCGGTCATCCGGGTGGCGGTGGCAGACTCCGACGACGCCCCCATTACCTACAATATCGCCGGCCCCGGTGAGCCGGAGACCATCCCCATTCTGGCGGTCTCCTCCACGGCGCAACGCGTCATGGTTACTGGGAACGACGGCACCACGGGTGACTACGAGTTCTCCTTCCAGAAGCGCCTGTCCGGCGGCGCGGTCGAGTCCGAGCCGAATGACGATATCGACGTGGCCACTCGCTTCGAGGCGCCCGGCGAAATCCAAGGCTTCTACGACCGCCCCGAAGACCGCGACGTCTACTTTGTTCCGCGCAAAAACCTGACGGGCGAGGCATTCACCCTCGAGGTGAGCCCCATAGACGACGTAATGCAGCAGGTGCGCGTCTACACCCATCGAGACATGAAGGCGCCGTACCTGTCGCTGCACGTGCCGCCCACTGAGGCTGCAGGCCTGCCGAACGTATCGCTCCCGGACGACGTGCTCGGCGTGTGGATCGTACTCACCGCCGGGGACTCCTTCAGCCGCGACCAGAGCTATCGCCTCAAACTCCTCGGGCATCCGCCCGTAGAGCACGGTCTGGAGGTCGAGCCGAACGATGATGCCGAGACCGCCCAACAGATCGACTCGAGCACTAAACTGGCCGGGTACTTCCACTCCATCGAAGACGTCGACCATTTTCGACTCTTTGTGGACGGGATTCCCGAAGAGGGCCAGTCCGCAACCGGGCAGGGCGCTGTGGCGGAGAACGCCGCCGATGCCGGCCTGCCGTCCGATGATATGCCCGAGCCGGCGAACGACGCTGGCATGGCGCAGGCCGACGCTGGTGACGTTGGCGATGCGGGCTCGGACATCAAGCCTGCGGATCCACTCGACAGAGTTGCCGACAAGGAGCCGGCCGACCACGTCGTCCGCGTAACGATTGCCCCCAAGCACGAGAAGACGCGCCTCGCGCTCGCCTGGTCACTTCCGCGCAACCAGGGCTCGCCCACGGTGCTCGAAGCGTCGGAGCCGGGCGAAAACGTGACGCTCTGCAACACGGTGGTCGAGGATGACTACGTAGACCTCGAGGTCCGCCGATTGGCGGCTGCCGAGGGCATGCTCGACGCGACCTTCGACTACGGGCTAATTGCCGAGAACGTCCAGGATGTGCCCGGCCTCGAGATCGAGCCCAATGATTCACGCGACACAGCCGACAAGCTCGAGCCTACTCAAAAGCGTATCGGTTATATCGCACGCGCCGGTGACACCGACGTCTTTGCGTTCGCCGTGCCTTTCCCCGAGTCCCCCGCCCAATCAGAAGGCGATACCGGCGCACCGGTTGTCGCGCCCACGCCTCCGACGCCTCGCCAGGTGCAGTTGACGCTCGGCGCCAACAGTCTGAACCTGGGCTTCAAGTTGCTCGATGACGAGGGTGGGCTTGTGGCACAGGTGAATCGCGCCGGAGCCGGGGCAGAGGAGAAGCTCCAAGTCGACTTGCCCCCGGGGCTCTATTTCGTGCACGTCGCCGCCAAACGCGGCTCTGCGTGCGAGCCCTACGAAATGTCAGTCAAAGTGGCCGAGTGAATCGGCAGGCGGTGCGAGGCGACGGGCGACGCGACTAGAAGAGTTCGAAGATGCCCGCGTAGTGTAGATATCCGAGCGCGGCCGCTCCGAGAAGGAGCAAGACGACCGCGCTTATCCAGATGGCTCCGGAGTTGCGGCGACGCGATTGAAATTCGTCGACCGACAACTCTTCGGAGCTCCCATCACCTTCTTCTCCCCACGTCCATTCTCCGCCACTCGGCGCGGCGTCGAGTTCGCCCGAGTCGTGCAGGTTCTGGCTCGGCGCGCTTTGCGCGGACGGAGTTTTCTGTGACGCCGTGTCCACGGGCGACGAGGGCGCAGGCTGCGCCTGTTGCGGAGTATTCGGGCCTTTTTTTCGGCCCGGGCGGCCCTCACCCTTCTTGTTGGTAAGCAAGATTACGTCATCGTCGGGCCCCGGCTCGAGCACGGTGATGATCGACGAAGACGATGCTCCCGAATCGAAGCCGGGTGGGGCCACGTGGAGGTCAGACCCGCTCGATAGCCCGGAGCTCTCCGTCAGCGACGACGAGTCTGTCAGGCTCGAGCTGACAGCTCCTTGCCGGACACGGTCGCGATCTGAGCCTGGCGGCACGGATCCGAAGGGGATCGACTCGCGCTTGGGGGCGCCGTCAGTGACCGAGGAGTCTCGGGCTGCCAGCATGGCATCGGTGTTGTGGGGCGTCCGTGGAGACAGCACGTCGGAACCCTCGACTTCGTAAGCCGCGGTGCGCTCGAAGGCGATATTGGCAGAGTCGAGGTCGTCAGCCGTGAGGTCCGGAAGCTCGACGGTCGGCGGCTCTTCCTCATACTCGATGCGCTCGAGCATGTCGGTGGGCCCGGCGCTGATGGCCTTGAGGAACTCCTCGGCCGACGCGAATCGATCGCCTTTTTCCTTGGCCAACGCCTTTCGTATGACGCTCTCGAAGCGTGAGCCTCGCAGGGGGCCCTGCGGGAAGCGCGGCACCTCCTCGAAGAGGTGACAGCGCATCACTTTGACCGGGTTGTCATCCTTGAAGGGCGGACGCCCGCAGGCCATCTCGTACAGAATGACGCCCAGCGCGTACAGGTCGGTGAGCGCGTCGACTTCTTCGCCGGCGGCCTGCTCGGGCGACATGTAGGTGGGCGTGCCCACCGTGCTTCCGCTCATGGTCAGCTTACGCAGCTTGGTGTCGCCTTCTTTTTGGGGGTCGGGCATGGCCAGCTTGGCGATGCCAAAGTCGAGGACTTTGACGAAGTCTTCTTCGCTGCCCACCCGTGTCAGGAAAATATTCTCCGGCTTGAGATCCCGGTGAATGATGTTGTGCTGGTGGGCTTCGTGCAGGCTTTTGAGGACCTGGCGGCCGATGTGCAGGATGCGGTCCATCGACACGGTCGGCTTGCGCATCAAGACGTCGGCGAGGTCTTCACCTTCGAGCATCTCCATGACGATAAACAGCAGGTTGTCCTGCTTTCCGTAGTCATGGACCGTGATCGTGTTGGGGTGGCGCAGGCGACTTGCCAAGCGCGCTTCGCGCCGAAACCGCTCGACGACGTCGGTGATGGCCATGAACTTGGGTGGCAGGATCTTGATCGCCACGTCCCGGTCCATGTTCATCTGCCGCGCGCGGTACACCATCCCAAACCCTCCGCGGCCGATCTCCTCGGTGAGCTTGTACCGGTCCGCTAGAACGGTGCCGGGGCTGACTATGCTGTCGCTATCGCTCATTACATTCTCGGGCGGGGTTGTCCCCGTGCCCTTGTACCAGTGGATGCTCGCGATGCACCGATCTGGACTGCTTCATACCTTCCGCCGACTCGCTCGTTGGGTTCGATGACCCACAGTCACTTCGCTACAAGCAGTGCCGATTGACAGGATGAGGGAATATTCGCCACCTTCAATGATACTCAATCTGGCGTTTCATACAAACAAGACCTTGGAACAACACGATTACTCCAACTCCGCAGGGCCCTTTGAAGCACTCAATCCTGTCACAAGCGCCCTCAGAGGCCATTCAACATCTGGCTCGGCTCGCCTGGGTTCATCTGCTCGGACCTCAGACCGAGTTTTGTGGAGATCGGATTCGGGAGCATCTCGTCTCGGTGATCGACGAACGAATTGTCGATGACTGGCTGGCTCGAATCGACAACGAGTCGCTTCGCCCAGCTGACATCGCCGACATCGAGTCGATCCAGCAGACCCTCGACGACGGTGTCCGACGCCGACACGGCATTTATCTAACCCCGATGCCGCTGGCCGACGCGCTCGCGGCGACCGTCGAGGCCGACGCCGGGGAGGCGGTCGTCGATCTCTCTGCGGGCGCCGGCACATTGCTCACGGCCGTCGTTCGCCGTCACCCTCACGTGCGCGCCATCGGCGTCGAGAAAAACCCCTTGCTCGCTCTCGCGGCGGCCCTCAACCTCGTCGCCGAGCGGAGAAAATCGGGGCAGGGCGAGGCGCTCGAAGATCGCATCTTTGTCGGCGACGGTCTGGCCCGCGACCCGAGGTGGAGCGAATTCGAGGGCCGGGCAGCCGCCGTGGTCGGCAATCCGCCCTATGTGCGCGAGAAGGGCAATCGCGCGCTCTTCGAGGAGCTTCGCAGTCGGCACGAGCACCTGGCTGCGTTTTTCGGCCCGCGCATGGACCTGCTCTACTTATTCTTCCACCGCTCGGCGTCCTTTGTGCGTCCCGGTGGCCGACTGGCGATGCTCACCACGGCCTATTGGCTGACCGCGACGAATGCGAGTCGAGTCCGCAGAGACATGACCCAGCGGCTGCGTCCCCAGGTGTTGATTCGCGTCGAGTCGACCGGAGTGTTTTCTGACGCCCCCGGCCAGCATTCGCTGCTGAGCGTCTTTGGCGCGCCGGGCGAGGCGCCTGCGAGGCTGCGCGCATTGTCACTCGAGGACGAGCCGGCCGACTGGTCTGCGCTGGTCGAGGCGTTGCTCTCCGAACAATGCGAGACGCCGCAGGTCCGCGAACAGCCCTCCCACCGGCTGGGCGCGGACCGATGGACCCCCTTCGCCGACGCGGCGACCGACCGCTGGGCGCGACGCCTCGAGGAGCAGGGGACGCCGCTTTCGTCCCTGCTCGTCGATCGCCAGGGTTTTGTCAGCGGCGCCGATCGCTTCAGCGGGCGTCATCCGAAGCGCTACGCGCCCGGCGCGCCCGTTCCTGACAAGGGAGAGCCCATCTTCTTGTTCGAGCGCGGCGCGGTGCCCGCTGAACTCGCGCAGTTGGGGCCGACCGTCGTGCGCCCATTGGTGCGCGCGGGCAATCTCGAACCAAACGGGGTGATTATCACACCGCCCTCACAGGAGTTTGCGCTCTACATTCATGGTGAAGTGGGGGCCGCGGCTGAGGCAGTCTTGGAGACCCACTTGGGCCGGTTCCGCCCCGTGCTCGAGCACCGCCGAGAGGTCCGCACCGGCAGCATGCCGTGGTATCGCATCCACTGGCCGCGCGACCGGGCCGAGCAGACCGGCCCGAAGCTCGTGGTGCCGCGCCGTGCTCCTTCGCCCCGATTTGCGCTCGACCTATCCGCCAGCGCTATCTCGAGCGACTGTACGTATCTGATCCCGCCTGACGAGGTCGACGAGCCGCTTCGCTACCTGGTCACGCTGATGGTCGTCCTCAACAGCGACC
It encodes:
- a CDS encoding Eco57I restriction-modification methylase domain-containing protein, whose protein sequence is MIDERIVDDWLARIDNESLRPADIADIESIQQTLDDGVRRRHGIYLTPMPLADALAATVEADAGEAVVDLSAGAGTLLTAVVRRHPHVRAIGVEKNPLLALAAALNLVAERRKSGQGEALEDRIFVGDGLARDPRWSEFEGRAAAVVGNPPYVREKGNRALFEELRSRHEHLAAFFGPRMDLLYLFFHRSASFVRPGGRLAMLTTAYWLTATNASRVRRDMTQRLRPQVLIRVESTGVFSDAPGQHSLLSVFGAPGEAPARLRALSLEDEPADWSALVEALLSEQCETPQVREQPSHRLGADRWTPFADAATDRWARRLEEQGTPLSSLLVDRQGFVSGADRFSGRHPKRYAPGAPVPDKGEPIFLFERGAVPAELAQLGPTVVRPLVRAGNLEPNGVIITPPSQEFALYIHGEVGAAAEAVLETHLGRFRPVLEHRREVRTGSMPWYRIHWPRDRAEQTGPKLVVPRRAPSPRFALDLSASAISSDCTYLIPPDEVDEPLRYLVTLMVVLNSDLIARYLRNYGKSKGRQLEFYSEPLRTLPLPLRLADGSLEIIEKLVDSDTRLRWSELIDARLAGLFPARANDPVLA